From the Thermodesulfobacteriota bacterium genome, the window GGACTAAAAGGGGGGTGAGGGGGGGGACTTCCGCCATACAACAGTTGTGGAGTTGTGGCGGACGAAACCACCGGTATGGGTGCCTCAAACGAGCCCCTGGCTTTGCAGACCGCCCCGTGACCACCCGTTGACCACCCGTTGAATCGGGGGTGCCTGAAAAAATTTGCAATAAAAACGGCTCTTCGATGAAAAGTCCTCGGCCCGGCACCTCACCAGAAACAAAGTTGAGAAGGGTAAATGGGCCTATGAATAACTTAAAAGAAACGCCAAATACCGTAACGGCCGCACCCGTACCACTTGGTAACGAGAAGGGGCAGACGCTCATAGAGTACGCGCTCCTTATAGTTGTTGTAGTGATAGCTATTGTCGGAGTGTATGCCGCCTCCTCCCCGGAGATCGTATCCGGCGTGACTAACGCATTATCGGGGGTGGGAAGCTGGTTGGGATACAGGGCGGAGTAATCAATGCGCTCGCGACGCATGTTCAAAGGAGCACTCCATGGAAAGAATCTTTTATAAAATGAAGAAAGTCCGGGAAAAGGTATCGGCAGGCGGGCGCGAGGGGGAGGGGGAGGGGGGACAGACCCTCATAGAGACCGTCTTCGTACTCCTGCTCATACTTATTATCCTGTTCGCCATAGCCGAGTTCGCCAGGGGCTGGTATCTTAAAAATTCGCTCAACAACGCCGCCAGGATCGGGGCGAGGGTCGCCGTAGTGGACGGCGCCCTGGTGGAAGACCTGGTTGGCACGCTCTGCCCGTCAGCTTCCACCAAAACGCTGGAGACCGTTTGCGCCGCCCCCGGAGTTCCCTCGGGTGCGACGGTGACCGTAGACATCAGAGTCCCCGGCGGCCTCCCCGGAAGCGGAAGCACCCCGCCCGTAGCGGGAGAGGTCGTAACGGTCTCCATCTTGGTCAGTTTCACCAGCAGTACCTCCGGCGTCTTTACGGTCGTCCCGAACCTCTTCCCTGGCCTGGACATGGCGAGCATGAGTTCCGAAGCGTCTATGAGATACGAATAACGGGCATATTCTTGACAGTTACTACAATTAAACTCTAAGGAGGCTCTTATGGCGGCGAAACCCCGGGCGGTCTTTATAATCGGCGTGATTGCGGTAGCCATTGCGGCGGTTGCGAGTATATACCTTTACAGCTATCTGAAGTCACAGGAAGAGCGGGTGCTGGAGGCCGTGGCGACCACCGACGTCGTGGTCGCGAGGATGGCCATCCCGGTAGGCACCGCCATTGAGCTGGCCAACGTAGAGGCCGTTGCATGGCCCAAGGCCAGCATGCCGCCGGGGGCGCTCACAAGCGCCACCGACGCGGTAGGCAGGGTAACGCTCATGGGCGTCCAGCCCGGCGACCCGATAACCGAGATAAAGCTCATGCCCACGGAGGGCCCCACCGGTATCCTCTCCTACAAGATACCCGAGGGACACAGGGCCATGACGGTCGGGGTGGACAGGGTCTCCGGCGTGGCCGGCTTCATCTCTCCGGGTAACAAGGTCGACGTAATCGTTACGACGACGCCGCCCGGCAAGGACCAGCCCATAAGCAAGATAATCCTCCAGAACGTCCCGGCCCTGGCAACGGGCCATATCATAGAGCAGGCGCCCGACGGCAAGCCCGTCGAGGTCCCCACCGTAACCATGGACCTCACCCCCGAGAACTCCGAGAAGCTGGCGCTGGCCAGCACCCAGGGCAGGCTCCAGCTCCTCTTGAGAAAGGCCGGGGATACCGAGGAACTGGAAACCGTGGGGGCAACGATGCAGTCCGTCCTCGCGGGGGACGAGACCCTGGCGAAGAAGAAGAAGGCTAAAGTGAAAACTCGCGGGAAAAGAAAGGCTGCGGCAAAACGCATTGTAAAGCCCCGGAGCACAAAAGTTTCCGTGGAGGTTCTGCGTGACGGTCAAAGGACAACCGAAACATTCAGGGTGAAAAAGGAGGCCTTATGAAAAATAGATACGCAGCGTTTTTAACGGCGGTGCTCTTCACCCTGGCCTTCTCCGTCACGGCCGGGGCCGCGATACCTATCGAGGTGCCCATCGGGAAAGGGTCCATAGTCTCGCTTAAAAAGGTGAGCAAGAGGATCTCCCTCTCCGACCCCGGCATCGCCGACATGATACTTATATCCCCCACCGAAATACTCATAAACGGGAAAAAAGTGGGTACCACGAGCATGATCGTGTGGGACAAGGAGGGGAAGCGCACGTTCTTCGACGTCTTTGTGGTCGGGGACCTCGGCGAGTTGGTGGAGCAGGTAAGGGAGGTGGCGCCGGACTCCGACATAACGGTGGAGATGGCAAAGGACACCGTCTACTTGAGAGGAACGCTTAAAAGCCTGGCAACCATCGACAAGGTAGTGGCACTCAGCAAGGCCTACGCCCCGAACGTGCTTAACTTCCTCGAGGTGGATACGCCGGAGCAGGTCATGCTCGAGGTCAAGGTGGCCCAGATAAACAAGACAAAACTAAAGGAGCTCGGGTTGAGCATGCTTGCCAAGGGTAACGACGCCGAGTTCACCACTCCGGGCTTCGTCGCCTCCCCCGAAGGCGACCTGGGAGGTAATGCCGGCTTCGACGTCATCCCCGGGATAGAGGGCTTTGACCTCGAGAGCATGGTCCCGCAGATAGGGGTGGCCTACTTCCCGGCCGGGGTGGCCGCATTCCTGCGGGCGATGTCCTCGAAGGGCTACGCCAAGATACTGGCCGAGCCGAACCTCGTGGTAAGGAGCGGCGAAAGGGGCCACTTCCTCGCCGGCGCGAGGATCCCGATCCAGCAGGTCACCGGCGTAGGCGCCGAGCAGACCGTCTCCATAAGCTTCGAGGAGGTGGGGATAAAGCTCAACTTCGCCCCCCAAGTGCTCGAGTCCGGGATGATAAGGCTCAATATAGACCCTGCGGAGGTTAGCAACGTATCGCGCTACTTGAGCTTCCAGGGCGTTCTCGTGCCCGAGATAGACACCAGGGAGGTCTCCACCAGCGTGGACCTCAAGGAGGGAGAGAGCCTCGTACTCGCCGGGCTCCTCTCCGAGGAGATGAGGAAGAACATAACCAAGGTCCCCATACTCGGCGACATCCCCATACTCGGGGCGCTTTTCCGGAGCACCAGGGACGAGTTGGAGCAGACCGAGCTCGCGTTCTTCATAACCCCCAGGCTGGTAAAGCCGCTTGCGCCGGGCGTAAGGCCGGAACTGCCGGGGGATAAGCCGCTTACGCCCGAAGAGGAAAGGGAGTTCCGGTGGATACCGGGTCTGGGCGGAGGGTCCCAGAGCGGAGAGGCGGAATAAGAGGGATAGATGAGACCCTGCCTTAAAAACTGGAAAAGGAACGGGATTGGACTTCTCCTTGAAGAGGCGGGGGTCTCCCTTATCCTTATATTCGGGGTCCTGTTCTTTTTAATCATCTTCATGGTCATCGCCATAGACGTAGCCTACCTCTACGCCGTGAGGGGACAGCTCTACAACGCGGCCGACGCCGCGGCCCTTGCCGGCGTGGCTGAACTGCAGGGCAACGGCGTGGCCCAGCCGGACGCGAGGCAGGAGGCGTGGAAGTTCGCCTGCGAGAACTCGGCGGCGAGCTCCCAGGTCATGCTCGTCACGGCCACGGCCACGGACCCGGACACGGCGGACTGCGCTTCCCCGCCGGCGGCCGAGGACCTGAACATCGCCAACACCGATGGCGGGGACTACGACGACATAGTGGTGGGCAACTGGGACGGAACGGACTTCGACCCGACCGACACCCCGGTGAACGCGGTCCAGGTCGTGGCGCGCCGGACCGTATCGGCCCCCTTGGGGAACTTCGGGCTCTTTTTCGCAAAAGTCCTTGGAAAGCACACCATGGAGGTCGGCGCGACCGCTATCGCGGCTAAAGAGGGGCTTCCCTTCATCCCGCTTCCACTTTGTATAAATACGGTTACGCCTTTGGCTACTACCCCTATTGATTTTTCCAGCCCCTCCTGCCCGGGGCAAAAGTTTCTTTTCAACCCACCGGGGACCGCACAGGCTTGTGGAACAAGTTGGGTTAATTATGAAAGCACTACGTCTCAGCCCAACCCCCCGGTTGTACGCGCTTACTTGGAAAACCCGTATCCCATATACGACATCTGCGACCTATGCTTCAGGTCCAAACAGGGGGTGTCCTCCGTGAGTGACCTTGAAGATGCGTTTGACAGATATAAACAGGCGGAAACCGACATGGACGGAAATCCTATCCTGAGGGATGGTATCGACCCCTTGATAGCCTGGAAGGTCCTGGTCCCTGTCTTCGATAACGTTACCGACTGTTACGGTGTTCCGTTTGGCCCCAACTCATGTCCGGGTGACCAACCGACCCACTATAAAGTTAAGGCCGTCGCCGAGCTTCTAGTTACAAAGGTTGATGCGCCAGGACCAGACAATTGCCCCCACTGTGGTTCGAATAATACGGTGGGTATTTCGTTTGTAGGAGCCAAGCCGCTGGACCCGCCGGTACAGAACCAGATGGTGGCCCGTTACTTCAGTTGTGATAATCCGGATGATATGAAGCAATTGATGGACTTGGCTGGCGGTCAAAGGCTGGTCTACTAAATAAAAGGGAAAGGGACGTTTTACACAAGCGAATATAATATATGACCCAAAACCTATCGATCATAGTAATAGACAGTGACACCGACTCGGCAAGCAAGATAGTCGGCTACATAAAGAACCTGGGCAACCACGCCGTCGTGGACGGCGTGGCGTCCACGTTCGAGGCGGGGTTCGAGCTTATCCACAAAAAAAGGCCCGTGGTGGTCATACTCGAGGTGGACGGCGACGTCGACAGGTCTATCGAAAAGATCAAGGCCGTCCTCGAACGCT encodes:
- a CDS encoding TadE/TadG family type IV pilus assembly protein, yielding MERIFYKMKKVREKVSAGGREGEGEGGQTLIETVFVLLLILIILFAIAEFARGWYLKNSLNNAARIGARVAVVDGALVEDLVGTLCPSASTKTLETVCAAPGVPSGATVTVDIRVPGGLPGSGSTPPVAGEVVTVSILVSFTSSTSGVFTVVPNLFPGLDMASMSSEASMRYE
- the cpaB gene encoding Flp pilus assembly protein CpaB; the protein is MAAKPRAVFIIGVIAVAIAAVASIYLYSYLKSQEERVLEAVATTDVVVARMAIPVGTAIELANVEAVAWPKASMPPGALTSATDAVGRVTLMGVQPGDPITEIKLMPTEGPTGILSYKIPEGHRAMTVGVDRVSGVAGFISPGNKVDVIVTTTPPGKDQPISKIILQNVPALATGHIIEQAPDGKPVEVPTVTMDLTPENSEKLALASTQGRLQLLLRKAGDTEELETVGATMQSVLAGDETLAKKKKAKVKTRGKRKAAAKRIVKPRSTKVSVEVLRDGQRTTETFRVKKEAL
- a CDS encoding pilus assembly protein N-terminal domain-containing protein, with protein sequence MKNRYAAFLTAVLFTLAFSVTAGAAIPIEVPIGKGSIVSLKKVSKRISLSDPGIADMILISPTEILINGKKVGTTSMIVWDKEGKRTFFDVFVVGDLGELVEQVREVAPDSDITVEMAKDTVYLRGTLKSLATIDKVVALSKAYAPNVLNFLEVDTPEQVMLEVKVAQINKTKLKELGLSMLAKGNDAEFTTPGFVASPEGDLGGNAGFDVIPGIEGFDLESMVPQIGVAYFPAGVAAFLRAMSSKGYAKILAEPNLVVRSGERGHFLAGARIPIQQVTGVGAEQTVSISFEEVGIKLNFAPQVLESGMIRLNIDPAEVSNVSRYLSFQGVLVPEIDTREVSTSVDLKEGESLVLAGLLSEEMRKNITKVPILGDIPILGALFRSTRDELEQTELAFFITPRLVKPLAPGVRPELPGDKPLTPEEEREFRWIPGLGGGSQSGEAE
- a CDS encoding pilus assembly protein TadG-related protein yields the protein MRPCLKNWKRNGIGLLLEEAGVSLILIFGVLFFLIIFMVIAIDVAYLYAVRGQLYNAADAAALAGVAELQGNGVAQPDARQEAWKFACENSAASSQVMLVTATATDPDTADCASPPAAEDLNIANTDGGDYDDIVVGNWDGTDFDPTDTPVNAVQVVARRTVSAPLGNFGLFFAKVLGKHTMEVGATAIAAKEGLPFIPLPLCINTVTPLATTPIDFSSPSCPGQKFLFNPPGTAQACGTSWVNYESTTSQPNPPVVRAYLENPYPIYDICDLCFRSKQGVSSVSDLEDAFDRYKQAETDMDGNPILRDGIDPLIAWKVLVPVFDNVTDCYGVPFGPNSCPGDQPTHYKVKAVAELLVTKVDAPGPDNCPHCGSNNTVGISFVGAKPLDPPVQNQMVARYFSCDNPDDMKQLMDLAGGQRLVY